One window from the genome of Eublepharis macularius isolate TG4126 chromosome 15, MPM_Emac_v1.0, whole genome shotgun sequence encodes:
- the LOC129343237 gene encoding free fatty acid receptor 2-like, which yields MTNYAVILATYIITFLIGFPSNLMSLYTFLMKVRKKPAPIDILLLNLTLSDIMLLVFLPLKMSEAAHKNEWHFPEVLCGITSCTFHSSIYISTLFLTAISVERYLGVAFPIKYKLNRRSAYAVVASIFIWLLVGSHCSTVFVLRSLHNDSMETSQHPSNHVVCFKEFNEWQKKIIYPFRLELCLALFCIPFIITFFCYANVIHILASLPNVQRRRKQRSVGLAVVTLLNFAICFGPFNISHIFGVINYEDPEWRDYSFALSSFNTCLDPFIFFFSSYAIRRNVGICWTGMYRRVRLIIPNCSLPCCKNSRDNDEGKGAVRLSSSSGLGRTGIAIDSFSCSHAAKNWEVSILNPELEADCNKF from the coding sequence ATGACCAATTATGCTGTTATTCTTGCCACTTACATCATCACCTTCCTGATTGGCTTCCCTTCCAACCTCATGTCCCTCTACACCTTCCTGATGAAAGTCCGCAAGAAGCCAGCCCCCATAGACATCCTCTTGCTCAACTTGACTTTGTCTGACATCATGCTTCTGGTCTTCCTGCCTCTCAAAATGTCAGAGGCTGCCCACAAAAATGAGTGGCATTTTCCTGAGGTGCTCTGTGGCATCACCAGCTGCACCTTCCACAGCAGCATCTACATTAGCACCCTTTTCCTCACGGCGATCAGCGTGGAACGTTACCTGGGCGTTGCGTTTCCCATAAAGTATAAGTTGAACCGCAGGTCGGCCTATGCAGTAGTGGCCAGCATCTTCATCTGGCTGCTGGTCGGTTCCCACTGCAGCACCGTCTTTGTTCTGAGGTCCCTGCATAATGACTCAATGGAGACATCACAGCACCCTTCCAATCATGTGGTGTGCTTTAAGGAGTTTAATGAATGGCAGAAAAAGATCATCTACCCCTTCCGGCTTGAACTCTGTCTCGCTCTCTTCTGTATCCCCTTTATCATCACCTTTTTCTGCTATGCCAATGTCATCCACATCCTAGCCTCCCTGCCCAATGTCCAGCGCCGCAGGAAGCAAAGGTCGGTGGGCCTGGCTGTGGTCACCTTGCTTAATTTTGCCATTTGCTTTGGCCCCTTTAACATCTCCCACATTTTTGGAGTCATAAATTATGAAGACCCTGAATGGAGAGATTATAGCTTTGCCCTCAGCTCCTTCAACACTTGCTTGGATCCTTTCATCTTCTTCTTCTCGTCCTATGCCATCCGACGAAATGTTGGCATCTGCTGGACTGGCATGTACAGAAGAGTCAGGCTCATTATACCAAATTGCTCTTTGCCCTGCTGCAAGAATTCCAGAGACAATGATGAAGGAAAGGGAGCTGTTAGATTATCATCTTCAAGTGGATTAGGAAGAACTGgcatagccattgattccttctCCTGCAGCCATGCTGCAAAGAACTGGGAGGTCAGCATACTGAACCCTGAGCTAGAAGCAGACTGCAACAAGTTCTAA